The stretch of DNA CACAGGTTAATAATATACCAAAAACTACCATTACTGCTAAATTAGTAAGTAAAAAAATAACAATACGCATCATAATAAATACCATCTTAAGAAGTTAATTTCTAAAGAGAAATTAGATTAAATATGTATAAATAATAGTTTATAGTATTAAGCTACTGAATATAATTAAGCTAATATTAGCTATCTTTGTTATAAAATCAATATAGATAAGCTTAATAAATTTTTAATTTTATACTATATTAATTAGATAAATATTTATAATAATTTTATTAAACTACTATGATAATGTTTTAAACATTTGATCGATTAAGAATATTCCATTATAGTTAATATTTACTAGTTTTAGTTGATCTAATATATATTTAAATCTATTTTCTTCTTTCTGTTGTTCAGCTATATACCACTGTAGAAAGTAAAATGTAGAATAATCTTGTAGTGTTATAGCTGTATGTACTAACTGGTTAATATTTTGAGTAAGATTTTGCTCATGTTGGTAGGCAATCTGAATTAGTTCAGTCAGTGAAGAGTAATCTATTGGTGGAGCTTTAATATAACCTACTATAGGCATAGTACCTATGTCATTTAAATAGTCAAATAGACGATATATATGGTTATTTTCTTCTTGTGACTGCTTTTTAAAAAAACTACTTACACCTTCAAAACCTTTATTTTTACACCAACTACTCATTTGTAAATAAAGATTAACAGAAAAAATTTCTAAGTTTAGTTGTTCATCAAGCTTAGTTTTTATTTCGCTTTTTAACATAATTTATTTCCGTTTATTAAATAATTTAAATTAGTATATCTGTTAGTTATTATTTTTAATAAATTATATAACATCAATTATTTTCTTTTAATTTTCTAATTCATGCCAAGAACGATTATCTTGATTCATTAATTCAAATGATGCTATTGGTCCCCAGGTACCTGCTTTATATAATTGCAGTGTATCATTACTTAATTTCCACGATTCTAGAATAGAATCTACCCATTTCCATGCTTCTTCTACTTCGTCCCTACGGACAAAAAGGGCCTGAATACCGCGCATAGTTTCGAGTAATAATCTTTCGTAACCATCGGACAAATGAACTTTATTAAAGGTTTTTGTAAAATTAAGATCTAATTTAGTGGTTTGTAAACGGTGTTTATGATCTAAATGAGGTATTTTTTTTAAAATCTGAATTTCTATTCCTTCGTCTGGTTGTAGACGAATTATTAGTTTATTAGCAGGTAGTTCATGATAAGAATCATGAAATAAGTTAATTGGTGGATTTTTAAAATATACAACTACTTCTGAACATTTTACTGGTAAACGCTTACCCGTACGTAAATAAAATGGTACCCCAACCCATTGCCAATTATCAATATCTACACGTACCGAAATAAAAGTTTCGGTATTGCTGTTTTTATTTGCTCCTCTTTCTTCTAAATAGCCAGGTACTTTTCTTCCATGAACTATACCAGCAGTATATTGTCCACGTACAGTAGTATAATTTATATTATTATGATTTATTGGTCGTAGTGAACGTAATACTTTAACTTTCTCATCACGGATACTATCTGTAGTTAAATTTGCAGGAGGTGCCATAGCGATAATAGTTAAGATTTGCAGTAAATGACTTTGTATCATGTCACGTAATTGACCTACTTGATCAAAATAATCCCAACGTCCTTCGATACCAACTTCTTCAGCGACAGTGATTTGTACGTGATCTATAGTACGGTTATTCCAATTATTAGAGAACAAAGAATTTGCAAATCGTAAAGCAAGTAAATTAAGTACAGTTTCTTTACCAAGATAATGATCAACACGGTATACTTGAGTTTCGTCAAAGTATTTTGATACTTGATTATTAATCATCAATGATGAAGCAAGACTAGTACCTAATGGTTTTTCCATGACAATCCGATTAGGATGTTTATTAATACCTACTCTACCTAATCCTTGACAAATAGAACTAAAAGTCGTTGGTGGCATAGCCAAATAATTAATAGTAATTCTATTAGATAAATCTAGTTTTTTCGCTAATATGCTAAAATTACAAATATTATTCACATCCAGATTGCAAAAACTTAATCGAGCACTTAATATGCTCCATAGTTTTTCGTCTATGGGTTCTTTTATGAAAGTTTCTAGTGCCTGACGTACCATATAAATATATGCATTAACATCCCATTCTGCACGACCAATACCAATAATCCTTGTATCTGGATGGATATAACCTAATTTTTCTAAATGATACAATGAAGGTAGTAATTTACGGCGAGCTAAATCTCCTTTTGTGCCAAAGATAACAAAATCACATGCTTGGGCTATGGATATCACAGCCATGTTCTTCTCCTAGACGAAAGAGAGCTATATGAATATAGATTGAATCTGTAGTTATAAATAGCTAACTTTAATGAATTCTATTAATATTATTTATATTATTTTATATTCATATAAAAATACAATTATTTATTACTTCAAATCTATTTATGTTTAGATTAGACTAATCTACAAGGAATTATATTATAAACATAAATAAAGTCAATTTTCTAGAAATAGAGATTATATTTTATGTTTAATCTAATCTATTTTAGATATTATTTTTATATCTTATTTTCAAGATATATAATATTAATTCAATAAATGACAATTCAATTTTATATTTATAAGCAGAAAAACAAGTGTAAGCCTTATTATTTACTGAGCGTGAATATTTCAAAGAATAACATACCTTAATTAAGCTACTACTCTATGGAGTTATGTATGTTAAGACGGTTAAGAAGAACAAAAATCGTAACTACTCTTGGTCCTGCTACAGATCGCGATGATAATCTAAAAAAAGTTATTTTAGCTGGTGCTAATGTGGTACGCCTAAATTTTTCTCATAGTACTGCAGAAGATCATATAAGACGTGCCCAAGAAGTACGGAAAATTGCTGCTAGCTTAGGGTGTCATATAGCTATTCTAGGTGATTTACAGGGACCTAAGATTCGTATATCTACTTTTTGCGATGAAGGTATTTTATTATCTGCTGGTGATCACTTTATACTTGACGCTACCATTGCATGTGGAGTAGGTGACCGTAAAAGAGTTGGTATTGACTATAAAGACTTACCTAATGATGTATTTCCAGGCGATATTTTGCTATTAGATGATGGTAAGATACAATTAAAAGTCCTTAAAGTTGAAACATTTAGTGTTCATACTCAAGTAACAATTGGTGGTTGGCTATCTAATCATAAAGGAATTAACAAATTAGGGGGAGGTCTTTCTGCTCATGCTCTAACAAAAAAAGACCAAGCAGATATAATTACTGCTGCTAAGATTGGTGTGGACTACTTAGCAATATCTTTTCCACGTGATGGAAAAGATATTCTTTATGCCCGTCAGTTAGCGCAAAATGCAGGCTGTCATGCCAAAATTGTCTCTAAAATAGAAAGAGCTGAAGTAGTTTACTCTGATCAAGCTATAGAAGATATGATTTTAGCTTCTGATGTAATTATGGTAGCAAGAGGGGATTTAGGTGTTGAAATAGGAGATGCAGAATTAGTAGGTATTCAAAAAAAACTAATTCAACGAGCACGTCAGTTAAACCGAGCTGTTATTACCGCAACTCAGATGATGGAATCTATGATAAATAACTTAATTCCTACTCGTGCAGAAGTAATGGACGTAGCTAATGCAGTAATAGATGGTAC from Baumannia cicadellinicola str. Hc (Homalodisca coagulata) encodes:
- the pyk gene encoding pyruvate kinase; the encoded protein is MLRRLRRTKIVTTLGPATDRDDNLKKVILAGANVVRLNFSHSTAEDHIRRAQEVRKIAASLGCHIAILGDLQGPKIRISTFCDEGILLSAGDHFILDATIACGVGDRKRVGIDYKDLPNDVFPGDILLLDDGKIQLKVLKVETFSVHTQVTIGGWLSNHKGINKLGGGLSAHALTKKDQADIITAAKIGVDYLAISFPRDGKDILYARQLAQNAGCHAKIVSKIERAEVVYSDQAIEDMILASDVIMVARGDLGVEIGDAELVGIQKKLIQRARQLNRAVITATQMMESMINNLIPTRAEVMDVANAVIDGTDAGMLSAETASGHYPAETVAAMAKVCLGAEKIPSVNISKHRIDVQFDNIEETIAMSAMYAANHLKGITAIISMTKSGRTALMMSRISSGLPIFALSRHEHTLNLTALYRGVTPIYFNDQTQKEGGVATAIHMTRLLRNQGFLKVGDLVIITQGDIIDTVGTTNTSRILLVE
- the ftnA gene encoding non-heme ferritin, producing the protein MLKSEIKTKLDEQLNLEIFSVNLYLQMSSWCKNKGFEGVSSFFKKQSQEENNHIYRLFDYLNDIGTMPIVGYIKAPPIDYSSLTELIQIAYQHEQNLTQNINQLVHTAITLQDYSTFYFLQWYIAEQQKEENRFKYILDQLKLVNINYNGIFLIDQMFKTLS
- the zwf gene encoding glucose-6-phosphate dehydrogenase, with translation MAVISIAQACDFVIFGTKGDLARRKLLPSLYHLEKLGYIHPDTRIIGIGRAEWDVNAYIYMVRQALETFIKEPIDEKLWSILSARLSFCNLDVNNICNFSILAKKLDLSNRITINYLAMPPTTFSSICQGLGRVGINKHPNRIVMEKPLGTSLASSLMINNQVSKYFDETQVYRVDHYLGKETVLNLLALRFANSLFSNNWNNRTIDHVQITVAEEVGIEGRWDYFDQVGQLRDMIQSHLLQILTIIAMAPPANLTTDSIRDEKVKVLRSLRPINHNNINYTTVRGQYTAGIVHGRKVPGYLEERGANKNSNTETFISVRVDIDNWQWVGVPFYLRTGKRLPVKCSEVVVYFKNPPINLFHDSYHELPANKLIIRLQPDEGIEIQILKKIPHLDHKHRLQTTKLDLNFTKTFNKVHLSDGYERLLLETMRGIQALFVRRDEVEEAWKWVDSILESWKLSNDTLQLYKAGTWGPIASFELMNQDNRSWHELEN